In one window of Penaeus monodon isolate SGIC_2016 chromosome 36, NSTDA_Pmon_1, whole genome shotgun sequence DNA:
- the LOC119595561 gene encoding serine protease 27-like: MDYATKCAPCQTELWLVALPISSSIQVSEKGGCKTQPASTPEYRKKFGHTHHTDSTFQSQWCGDPFQKKCERKRASGIMLSQECHTLAIASQPLYCGSEAPVFNATDDLVLNFKSEDGLMPGFNCTVTATLLKDKLQPIVKEGTQTSNSSEKQTRCGEKYDVFGITRIVGGEQATPYEYPWQVGLVQTTSRNVFCGGSIITRKWVLTAAHCAASMIGKESRFKVLVGAYILSSPSIIQQNLSIRRIILHENYNSHELDSDIAFLEVDPIEFSQRVGPVCLPDPSGFFDNVTGTVTGWGTLKADGEPSNVLMEVDVPTMTNAKCRQAYGDYLTENMLCAGYPRGGKDSCQGDSGGPLVYQSPKHGRWEQIGIVSWGSGCAGVGTPGVYTRLTSYIDWINSVIKVTN, from the exons atggactacgctaccaag TGTGCTCCGTGCCAAACtgaactttggctagtagctctgcccatatccaGTTCCATACAAGTGTCGGAAAAGGGGGGCTGCAAGACACAGCCTGCCTCAACCCCTGAATACAGGAAGAAGTTCGGACATACCCACCACACTGACAGCACTtttcagtccca GTGGTGcggggatccgtttcagaagaaatgTGAGCGAAAACGTGCCTCCGGTATTATGCTGAGCCAGGAATGCCACACG CTGGCAATCGCCAgccaacctct GTACTGTGGTTCAGAAGCTCCTGTTTTCAATGCCACAGACGACTTGGTGTTGAACTTCAAGTCAGAAGATGGTTTAATGCCTGGGTTCAACTGCACTGTCACTGCAACACTGTTAAAAGATAAACTCCAGCCAATTGTTAAAGAAGGAACCCAGACATCCAATTCTTCAG AAAAGCAGACACGTTGTGGAGAAAAATACGATGTATTTGGAATAACGAGGATCGTCGGCGGAGAGCAGGCGACCCCGTACGAGTACCCTTGGCAGGTGGGCCTCGTGCAGACCACCTCTCGGAATGTCTTTTGTGGCGGATCTATCATCACCAGGAAATGGGTCCTCACAGCCGCACATTGTGCCGCAAG CATGATCGGCAAAGAGTCCAGATTCAAGGTGCTGGTGGGAGCGTACATCTTGTCTTCGCCGTCGATTATCCAGCAAAATCTAAGCATTCGACGCATCATTCTgcacgaaaactacaattcac ATGAGCTAGACAGCGACATCGCTTTTCTGGAGGTGGATCCGATCGAGTTCAGCCAAAGGGTAGGACCCGTGTGTTTGCCGGACCCCAGCGGCTTCTTCGACAACGTCACGGGAACGGTGACGGGCTGGGGCACCCTGAAGGCCG ATGGCGAGCCGTCGAACGTGCTGATGGAGGTGGACGTGCCAACTATGACCAACGCCAAGTGTCGCCAGGCATACGGCGACTACCTCACGGAAAATATGCTGTGCGCAGGATACcctaggggagggaaggattcgTGTCAG GGCGACTCGGGGGGGCCCCTCGTGTACCAGAGTCCGAAACACGGGCGCTGGGAGCAGATTGGCATCGTGTCCTGGGGCAGCGGGTGTGCCGGTGTTGGGACTCCAGGAGTCTACACAAGACTCACCT CCTACATCGATTGGATCAACAGCGTTATCAAGGTAACGAACTGA